In the genome of Rutidosis leptorrhynchoides isolate AG116_Rl617_1_P2 unplaced genomic scaffold, CSIRO_AGI_Rlap_v1 contig327, whole genome shotgun sequence, one region contains:
- the LOC139882932 gene encoding probable RNA-binding protein ARP1 yields MSQQRQFQMVRGGNNNNNNNQLGGGGGHQYNDTTFTKIFVGGLAWETQRDTMRLYFEQFGEILEAVVITDKNTGRSKGYGFVTFKDPEAAIRACQNPSPVIDGRRANCNLASLGAQKTRPQPPPQQGPGRIRPQSAMVVPPAYHSSSSSHIQQPTGQYTFPYSAYGYSGYSQETMYPLNYYGVYGGQQFSPYYATGAPGMFHNFYPFYAAPQNNQSHNIGFQYPQIVQYPYLPHQVGSAGILSLPSSMPITTTSTAPMMITTTGAITSTQSSPPALAAVSEAGSGTSQAAGSSSEQVSSTSQS; encoded by the exons atgtctcaacaaAGGCAATTTCAGATGGTGAGAGGAggaaacaataataataacaataatcaactAGGAGGAGGAGGAGGGCATCAATACAATGACACGACATTTACAAAAATCTTTGTTGGTGGTTTGGCTTGGGAGACTCAAAGGGATACTATGAGACTTTATTTCGAGCAGTTCGGAGAGATCTTAGAGGCTGTTGTTATTACTGATAAGAATACTGGGAGATCCAAAGGTTATGGCTTT GTTACATTTAAGGATCCAGAGGCAGCCATTAGAGCTTGTCAAAATCCATCTCCAGTAATTGATGGAAGAAGGGCAAACTGCAATCTTGCATCTCTTGGTGCACAGAAGACTCGCCCTCAGCCGCCTCCTCAACAAG GTCCAGGAAGGATAAGACCTCAGTCAGCAATGGTGGTGCCGCCAGCTTACCACAGCTCGTCTTCGTCGCATATTCAGCAGCCTACCGGTCAATATACATTTCCTTACTCAGCTTATGG ATACTCTGGATATTCACAAGAAACAATGTACCCTTTG AACTACTACGGCGTATATGGAGGACAACAATTCTCGCCTTATTATGCAACTGGAGCGCCAGGAATGTTCCATAATTTTTACCCATTTTACGCAGCACCACAAAATAATCAATCTCACAACATTGGATTCCAGTATCCCCAAATAGTACAATACCCCTATTTGCCTCATCAAGTTGGCTCAGCCGGAATATTATCACTCCCTTCCTCAATGCCAATCACAACTACTTCAACCG CTCCGATGATGATAACAACGACAGGCGCAATAACGTCAACACAATCATCGCCACCAGCACTGGCAGCCGTGTCTGAAGCAGGGTCAGGTACTTCACAGGCGGCAGGAAGTTCCTCAGAACAAGTTTCATCGACTTCTCAATCCTAG
- the LOC139882936 gene encoding large ribosomal subunit protein P1-like isoform X1 encodes MSSLSELACSYAVMILHDENIPVTAEKITTIVKSANLEVESYWPSLFAKLASNRDIGDLITSVGTGGGGATAAAVAAPAGGAAPAASAPAEEKKEEAKEESDDDMGFSLFD; translated from the exons ATGTCGTCTCTTAGCGAGCTAGCTTGCAGTTACGCTGTCATGATCCTCCACGACGAGAATATCCCCGTTACT gcTGAAAAGATCACAACCATTGTCAAATCTGCCAACCTTGAAGTTGAGTCCTACTGGCCAAGCTTATTTGCCAAGCTAGCTTCAAACCGTGACATTGGCGATCTCATCACCAGTGTTGGTACTGGTGGAGGAGGTGCTACTGCCGCTGCCGTTGCAGCTCCTGCTGGAGGCGCCGCACCAGCTGCTTCTGCTCCGGCTGAGGAGAAGAAG GAGGAAGCAAAGGAAGAGAGTGACGACGACATGGGATTCAGCCTGTTCGATTAG
- the LOC139882936 gene encoding large ribosomal subunit protein P1z-like isoform X2, with amino-acid sequence MSSLSELACSYAVMILHDENIPVTAEKITTIVKSANLEVESYWPSLFAKLASNRDIGDLITSVGTGGGGAAPAASAPAEEKKEEAKEESDDDMGFSLFD; translated from the exons ATGTCGTCTCTTAGCGAGCTAGCTTGCAGTTACGCTGTCATGATCCTCCACGACGAGAATATCCCCGTTACT gcTGAAAAGATCACAACCATTGTCAAATCTGCCAACCTTGAAGTTGAGTCCTACTGGCCAAGCTTATTTGCCAAGCTAGCTTCAAACCGTGACATTGGCGATCTCATCACCAGTGTTGGTACTGGTGGAGGAG GCGCCGCACCAGCTGCTTCTGCTCCGGCTGAGGAGAAGAAG GAGGAAGCAAAGGAAGAGAGTGACGACGACATGGGATTCAGCCTGTTCGATTAG
- the LOC139882933 gene encoding pyruvate dehydrogenase E1 component subunit alpha-3, chloroplastic-like: protein MSSATFSATTAGPHLPLYTTRARSHDQNPMFDPLKKSASFLGSSTKLSFNSTTTTKLTRANSVARSPIVAVSEVKEKKSKPISNLLITKEEGLDLYEDMILGRAFEDMCAQMYYRGKMFGFVHLYNGQEAVSTGFIRLLKKEDSVVSTYRDHVHSLSKGVPARAVMSELFGKTTGCCRGQGGSMHMFSKEHNVLGGFAFIGEGIPVATGAAFSSKYRREVLGKADCDHVTCAFFGDGTANNGQFFECLNMAALWKLPIVFVVENNLWAIGMSHLRATSDPEIWKKGPAFGMPGVHVDGMDVLKVREVAKEAIDRARRGEGPTLVECETYRFRGHSLADPDELRDPAEKAHYAARDPISALKKYMFENNLASEAELKAIEKKIDEVVEDAVEFADESPHPDRSQLLENVFADPRGFGIGPDGRYRCEDPKFTQGTAHV from the exons ATGAGTTCGGCCACTTTCTCTGCCACCACTGCCGGGCCTCATCTCCCTCTGTATACCACCAGAGCTAGATCACATGACCAGAATCCTATGTTTGATCCTCTCAAGAAATCTGCTTCTTTTCTTGGATCTTCTACTAAGCTTAGCTTCAATTCTACAACAACGACGAAACTGACTCGGGCGAACTCTGTAGCTCGATCTCCTATTGTCGCTGTCTCTGAAGTTAAGGAGAAGAAGTCCAAACCAATCTCCAATCTG CTAATCACCAAGGAGGAGGGATTGGACCTATATGAAGATATGATTTTAGGGAGAGCCTTTGAGGACATGTGTGCCCAAATGTACTATAGAGGCAAAATGTTTGGTTTTGTTCACCTTTACAATGGACAAGAGGCTGTCTCAACTGGATTTATTAGGCTTCTGAAGAAGGAAGATTCCGTCGTTAGCACTTATCGTGATCACGTCCACTCCCTCAGCAAGGGGGTCCCAGCTCGTGCTGTCATGAGCGAGCTTTTCGGAAAGACTACTGGTTGTTGCCGGGGCCAAGGTGGATCGATGCACATGTTCTCGAAAGAGCACAATGTCCTCGGTGGATTTGCATTTATTGGTGAAGGAATACCGGTTGCCACGGGTGCAGCCTTCTCGAGCAAGTATAGGAGGGAGGTTTTGGGAAAGGCGGATTGTGATCATGTGACGTGTGCCTTTTTTGGTGATGGGACTGCTAATAATGGTCAGTTCTTCGAGTGTTTGAACATGGCAGCCTTGTGGAAACTCCCTATAGTGTTTGTTGTGGAGAATAATTTGTGGGCAATTGGGATGTCGCATTTGAGGGCAACCTCTGATCCAGAGATTTGGAAAAAGGGTCCGGCATTTGGGATGCCTGGTGTTCATGTTGACGGTATGGATGTTTTGAAGGTGAGGGAGGTTGCCAAGGAAGCAATTGACAGGGCTAGGAGAGGTGAAGGGCCCACTTTGGTGGAGTGCGAGACATATAGGTTTAGAGGACACTCTTTGGCTGATCCTGATGAGCTTCGTGATCCAG CTGAGAAGGCTCACTATGCTGCTAGAGATCCCATCTCGGCCTTGAAGAAGTACATGTTTGAAAACAATCTAGCAAGCGAAGCAGAGTTGAAGGCAATAGAGAAAAAGATAGATGAGGTTGTGGAGGACGCAGTTGAATTCGCCGACGAGAGCCCACACCCAGATCGCAGCCAGCTACTGGAGAATGTTTTTGCGGATCCGAGAGGTTTTGGCATTGGACCTGATGGACGCTACAGATGTGAGGATCCTAAGTTCACCCAAGGCACTGCTCATGTTTAA